The Streptomyces sp. NBC_00597 DNA segment CCGCTGGCGGAGGTGGCCCGCACCCGGCTGGCGGCGGCCGTCTCGGCGCTGCCGCACGCCGCGCAGGCGCACCCGTACAACCCCGATCACGACGGCTCCTGGCACGAGGTGCGCCGGCTGCTGCGCGTCCACCGGTACGCCCGTGAGGCCCTGGGCGAGGACGTGGCCCGCCTGGTGGTGGCCGGCGAGGCTCTGGACCGGCACCGTGACGCCGCCGAGGCCGCGGCCGCCTCGGCGACGGCGGCCCGCACCCCGCGGATCGCCCCGGCGACAGCGTACGCCCTGGGGGTGCTGCACGCCGACCAGCGGCACGAGGTGGAGGCCGCCCGGTTCGCCTTCCAGGACCTGTGGCACCCGGCACCGGCCACGACCCCCTGACCGAAAGGTTTCGGCCAAGCTCCGGGTCGGCGCCCCCTACGGACACCGACCCGGCACCGAGCCCGATGACAGTCACATAACGGTAACGACGGGACAACGGCGGATGACACTCCGGAGCAAACCCGGCCATCCACACCGGGCCGTCCGCCACGGTTCACCATCCGTTCACTTGTCCCGGTCGGCCGCTTCACCTGTTCTGCCTAATTTCGGTGGTGCACGGAGCGCGTCGGCGAACTGGTCGGGTGACGCACCGCGCACCCGACGTAGTCCTCTTCGCACGCCGCCCCGATACAGAAAGCGGCCGGCGGCTTCTGGAAGGAACACCCGAAAGTGAAGCTTCAGCGCAAGAACCGGCTTCGTGCCTCCGCCCTCGGGGCCCTCGTCGTGTCCGGCGCCCTGGTCCTCACGGCGTGCGGCTCGGACAACAACACCAAGGACGGCGGCGCCAGCGGCAAGCCGTCGGCCGCCGCGCAGGGCGACATCAAGTGCGGCGACGCCAAGGGCAAGCTCCTGGCCTCCGGCTCCTCCGCCCAGAAGAACGCGGTCGACCTGTGGGTGAAGGCCTACATGGCCGCCTGCTCCGGCGTCGAGGTGAACTACAAGTCCTCCTCCTCCGGTGAGGGCATCGTCGCCTTCAACCAGGGCACCGTCGGCTTCGCGGGCTCGGACTCCGCGCTGAAGCCCGAGGCCGTCGAAGAGTCGAAGAAGGTCTGCACCGGCGGTCAGGGCATCGACCTGCCGATGGTCGGCGGCCCGATCGCCATCGGCTTCAACGTCGCCGGCGTGGACAAGCTGACGCTGGACGCCCCCACCCTCGCCAACATCTTCAACGACAAGATCAAGAAGTGGGACGACGAGGCGATCAAGAAGCTGAACCCCGGCGTCACGCTTCCCTCCACCGCCATCCAGGCCTTCCACCGCTCCGAGGACTCGGGCACCACCGAGAACCTGGGCAAGTACCTCAAGGCCGCCGCTCCCGACGCCTGGACGTACGAGGCCGCGAAGAAGTGGCCGGCCCCCGGTGGCCAGGCCGCCACGGGCTCCGCCGGTGTCGCCTCGCAGGTCAAGGGCGTTGACGGCGCGATCGGCTACTTCGAGCTCTCCTACGCCAGCTCGCAGAGCATCAAGACCGTCGACATCAACACCGGCGCGGCCGCCCCGGTGAAGGCCTCCTCCGAGAGCGCCTCCAAGGCCATCGCCGCCGCCAAGATCGCCGGCACGGGCTCCGACCTGGCGCTTA contains these protein-coding regions:
- the pstS gene encoding phosphate ABC transporter substrate-binding protein PstS, which produces MKLQRKNRLRASALGALVVSGALVLTACGSDNNTKDGGASGKPSAAAQGDIKCGDAKGKLLASGSSAQKNAVDLWVKAYMAACSGVEVNYKSSSSGEGIVAFNQGTVGFAGSDSALKPEAVEESKKVCTGGQGIDLPMVGGPIAIGFNVAGVDKLTLDAPTLANIFNDKIKKWDDEAIKKLNPGVTLPSTAIQAFHRSEDSGTTENLGKYLKAAAPDAWTYEAAKKWPAPGGQAATGSAGVASQVKGVDGAIGYFELSYASSQSIKTVDINTGAAAPVKASSESASKAIAAAKIAGTGSDLALKLDYTTKAEGAYPIVLVTYEVVCDKGNKAETLPTVKSFLNYTASDAGQKVLSENGYAPIPAEINSKVREVINSLS